A single genomic interval of Clostridia bacterium harbors:
- the secD gene encoding protein translocase subunit SecD → MQKHKKGAIVKLVLISIAIAIALFLALVPFNVPFTNYKYTSFAGGIKLGIDLKGGIYAVYDIADNEEDRTNLDSRLEGTVSRLYSMITGKGYMEATVSREGKTRIRVEVPDLQNPEELFEVIGEPAVLEFRIDGETVLTGDTIENAYASYSDTEGYLVQLIFNAEGTKKFGEITTNNINKTMDIVVNEQVISSAQIRQAITNGKPVITSPNFDYQSASKLANQIVSGAFDVKLQLIESSVVSPTLGANALTTSLIAGAIGLVGIIIFLCVLYRVMGAMSSLSLLLFTALYLFFLWALPWVQLTLPGIAGIILSIGMAVDANIVIFERVKDEYRLGKSINASIAAGFKRALAAIIDSNVTTIIAAVVLIALGTGSVRGFGITWLIGVVVSMFCSLVVTRGLLKTFLNINKTDAKLFNLKRDDDVTEVPDDHDTKGDRPRGIFSLGKAIKNKFAAKKQTGSVNE, encoded by the coding sequence ATGCAAAAGCATAAAAAAGGCGCAATAGTCAAGTTAGTCTTAATTTCCATAGCTATTGCAATAGCGTTGTTTTTGGCGCTTGTACCGTTTAATGTTCCGTTTACAAATTACAAATATACGTCATTTGCAGGCGGAATAAAGCTAGGAATTGACTTAAAGGGCGGTATTTATGCCGTTTATGACATTGCGGACAATGAAGAAGACCGTACTAATTTGGATTCACGCTTGGAAGGTACGGTAAGCCGTCTTTATAGCATGATAACAGGCAAGGGCTATATGGAAGCTACCGTAAGTCGTGAAGGCAAAACACGCATTCGTGTAGAGGTTCCCGACCTTCAAAACCCCGAAGAATTGTTTGAGGTTATTGGTGAACCTGCCGTATTAGAGTTCAGAATTGATGGGGAAACTGTATTAACTGGTGATACTATTGAAAATGCGTACGCTTCTTATTCGGATACTGAAGGCTATTTAGTTCAGCTTATCTTTAATGCCGAGGGTACTAAGAAGTTTGGCGAAATAACAACAAACAACATTAACAAAACCATGGATATCGTGGTAAATGAGCAAGTTATTTCTTCTGCACAAATACGTCAAGCGATTACCAACGGAAAACCTGTTATAACTAGTCCCAATTTTGATTATCAATCCGCGAGCAAGCTAGCCAATCAAATTGTATCAGGTGCTTTTGATGTAAAACTTCAATTAATTGAATCAAGTGTGGTAAGTCCTACTTTGGGTGCCAATGCATTGACAACCAGTCTTATAGCAGGTGCTATTGGACTTGTAGGAATTATCATATTTTTGTGTGTTTTATACAGAGTAATGGGGGCTATGTCTTCATTATCCTTGCTGTTGTTTACAGCATTGTATCTGTTCTTTTTATGGGCATTGCCGTGGGTACAGCTGACATTGCCTGGTATAGCTGGTATAATCCTCAGTATTGGTATGGCGGTCGATGCTAATATAGTTATTTTTGAAAGAGTAAAAGACGAATATAGACTTGGAAAATCAATAAACGCATCCATAGCGGCAGGATTCAAAAGAGCGCTTGCAGCAATTATCGATTCCAACGTTACTACAATTATCGCTGCAGTCGTATTGATTGCTTTGGGGACAGGCTCTGTAAGAGGATTTGGTATTACATGGCTTATCGGTGTAGTCGTTTCTATGTTCTGCTCGTTGGTTGTTACTAGAGGATTGCTAAAAACATTCTTAAATATCAACAAGACAGACGCAAAATTGTTTAATCTAAAAAGAGATGACGATGTTACCGAAGTTCCGGATGATCATGACACTAAGGGTGACAGACCTCGTGGAATTTTTTCATTGGGCAAAGCAATAAAAAACAAATTTGCCGCAAAAAAACAAACTGGGAGCGTTAACGAATGA
- the secF gene encoding protein translocase subunit SecF translates to MSRNSFYKREWRIVDHWKYFFLVSGLIILLGIVLLCVPKIGLNLGIDFEGGYSIEIKYGGTLNKGNYDEKLAVVERVVENLKDEDGKPYGLKVARAQMQGESDEASILIRFKAIGDEDFMEKVTDDLKTALIAELKDSEAPYVGTVKDSSAISQTVSGELLFAAIAAIYLSLLFMLVYITIRFEFKSGIAAVVALAHDVLIVVSFMVFSRIEVNSTFIAAIITLIGYSINNTVIIFDRVRENLKNPNNAELSYAKIANKSVKESFWRTFNSSLTTLFIITILAIIGVPSIREFALPIIVGLVSGIYSSLCLAPSVWTLLQSKKKRAKGDQKEEKQSETVTA, encoded by the coding sequence ATGAGCAGAAATTCTTTTTATAAAAGAGAATGGAGAATAGTTGACCACTGGAAATATTTTTTCTTGGTTTCAGGTCTTATTATACTTCTCGGTATTGTATTGTTATGTGTTCCCAAAATAGGTCTTAACTTAGGTATTGACTTTGAGGGCGGCTACTCAATAGAAATAAAATATGGCGGAACTTTGAACAAAGGTAACTATGACGAAAAATTAGCCGTTGTAGAAAGAGTAGTAGAAAACCTAAAAGATGAAGACGGCAAGCCCTATGGTTTGAAAGTCGCAAGAGCTCAAATGCAGGGCGAATCAGACGAAGCTTCAATCCTTATCAGATTCAAAGCAATCGGCGATGAAGATTTTATGGAAAAAGTTACCGATGATTTGAAAACTGCGCTTATCGCTGAATTAAAAGATAGCGAAGCTCCTTACGTCGGTACTGTAAAAGATTCGTCAGCTATATCACAAACTGTAAGCGGTGAATTGTTGTTTGCCGCAATAGCTGCTATATACTTGAGCCTTTTGTTTATGCTAGTTTATATAACAATAAGATTTGAGTTCAAAAGCGGCATTGCAGCAGTAGTAGCTTTGGCGCACGATGTTTTGATAGTGGTTTCATTTATGGTATTTTCACGCATTGAAGTAAACTCAACATTCATAGCGGCGATCATAACATTGATAGGTTATTCAATCAATAACACCGTTATTATTTTTGATAGAGTTCGTGAAAATTTGAAAAACCCCAACAATGCAGAGCTATCTTATGCTAAGATTGCTAATAAGTCAGTTAAGGAATCTTTCTGGAGAACATTCAACTCATCCTTGACTACTTTGTTTATAATAACCATATTGGCAATAATAGGCGTACCTTCAATAAGAGAATTTGCTTTACCTATCATTGTTGGACTTGTTTCTGGTATATACTCTTCATTGTGTTTGGCTCCTTCAGTTTGGACATTGCTT
- the tgt gene encoding tRNA guanosine(34) transglycosylase Tgt has protein sequence METYFSYKTIKVCAQSGARIGVLKTPHGEIETPVFMPVGTQATVKSLAPRDLKDVKAQIILSNTYHLYLRPGHKLVERAGGLHKFMAWDRPILTDSGGFQVFSLAKLRKITDDGVEFSSHIDGSVHKLTPEYVMEIENSLGADIIMAFDECTEANADYAQAKKAYQRTLDWLKRCYKTHQNPVQALFPIVQGNIYEDLRRASIQETLPYAKHGLAIGGLSVGESAEEMYKMLDVLQPYYPEHLPRYLMGVGSADYILEGVIRGIDMFDCVLPTRLARNGTAMTAEGQLTIRNNEFKEDFSPVEHDCDCYTCQNFSRAYIRHLINVDEILGGKLLSIHNIRYLTRLTEQIKDAIWHDRLLDFRTEFYKKYKKTAK, from the coding sequence ATGGAAACCTATTTTTCTTACAAAACGATTAAAGTATGTGCTCAAAGCGGAGCGCGAATAGGGGTTTTAAAAACACCGCATGGCGAAATAGAAACGCCTGTTTTTATGCCGGTAGGCACACAAGCCACGGTAAAAAGCCTGGCTCCGCGCGACCTAAAAGACGTAAAGGCGCAGATAATTTTATCCAATACTTATCACTTATATTTGCGTCCTGGACATAAGCTTGTAGAGCGTGCAGGCGGATTGCATAAGTTTATGGCATGGGACAGACCTATTTTGACAGACAGCGGCGGCTTTCAAGTGTTTTCGCTTGCAAAGTTAAGAAAAATAACAGATGACGGCGTTGAATTTTCTTCGCATATAGACGGAAGCGTTCACAAATTAACGCCCGAATATGTAATGGAGATAGAAAATTCTCTAGGTGCCGATATAATTATGGCTTTTGATGAATGTACTGAGGCAAACGCCGATTATGCTCAGGCAAAAAAAGCATATCAGCGTACTCTTGACTGGCTCAAACGCTGCTACAAAACTCATCAAAATCCCGTTCAGGCGTTGTTTCCTATTGTTCAAGGCAATATTTATGAAGACTTGCGCAGAGCTTCGATACAAGAAACCTTGCCCTACGCTAAGCACGGACTTGCCATAGGCGGTTTAAGTGTAGGAGAATCTGCCGAAGAGATGTACAAGATGCTGGATGTTTTACAGCCGTATTATCCTGAACATCTGCCTAGATATCTTATGGGCGTAGGCAGCGCCGATTATATATTAGAAGGCGTAATCAGGGGCATAGATATGTTTGACTGTGTTTTGCCTACACGCTTGGCGCGCAACGGAACAGCGATGACGGCTGAAGGTCAGCTTACGATAAGAAACAACGAATTTAAAGAAGACTTTTCACCCGTTGAACATGACTGCGACTGTTACACATGCCAGAACTTTTCAAGAGCATATATAAGACATCTTATTAATGTGGACGAAATTTTAGGCGGCAAACTTTTGAGTATTCATAATATAAGGTATTTAACTAGACTTACCGAGCAAATAAAAGACGCGATTTGGCATGACCGTTTGTTGGATTTTAGGACAGAATTTTATAAAAAATACAAAAAAACTGCAAAATAG
- a CDS encoding metallophosphoesterase, protein MKIIHCSDIHLDSKLEGVNSTERNNELLSTFYKMVDYAKSENVRTIIIAGDLFDSSRVYVKTKNYIIDLISQTPEIDFLYLKGNHDLFSPFEGMEMPVNFKPFFNKWTQYVYDDVTITGIETDAENYLTLYYDLSLDPNKKNIVVMHGAVSTVSKMDTVNIDELKDKNIDYLALGHYHAFVCKPLDKRGIYCYSGCLESRGFDEIGEKGFVLIDTDQKIKPRLITGFTYRTVYEREVDITGLSTYLKIKNAVINAVSDIDKRHYLKIKLTGNYNLNTQKDVQHLSLDLNSLFYSVRIEDNTVLDIKPEEYMYDISLKGEFIRAVLKSDLSQKQKEDIINVGIKALKGEEIAL, encoded by the coding sequence ATGAAAATAATTCACTGTTCGGACATTCATTTGGATTCTAAGCTAGAAGGCGTTAATTCTACCGAGCGTAACAATGAACTTTTAAGTACATTTTACAAAATGGTTGATTATGCAAAAAGTGAAAACGTACGCACTATTATTATCGCAGGCGATTTATTTGACTCTAGCCGCGTTTATGTCAAAACCAAAAACTATATAATTGATCTTATTTCCCAAACACCAGAAATTGATTTTTTATATCTAAAGGGCAACCACGATTTGTTTAGTCCTTTTGAAGGCATGGAAATGCCTGTTAATTTCAAACCTTTTTTTAATAAATGGACTCAATATGTCTATGACGATGTTACGATAACGGGAATAGAAACAGATGCCGAAAATTATCTTACATTATATTATGATCTAAGCCTTGATCCCAATAAAAAAAACATAGTAGTTATGCATGGCGCGGTTTCAACGGTTTCCAAAATGGATACTGTTAATATCGACGAACTAAAAGACAAGAACATAGACTATCTTGCCCTTGGTCATTACCATGCCTTTGTTTGCAAGCCTTTGGACAAAAGAGGGATTTATTGTTATAGCGGATGTCTAGAAAGCAGAGGTTTTGACGAAATCGGCGAAAAAGGTTTTGTGCTTATTGATACGGACCAAAAAATCAAACCTAGGTTGATTACCGGCTTTACATATCGCACTGTTTATGAAAGAGAAGTAGATATTACAGGGCTTAGTACCTATCTGAAGATAAAAAACGCTGTAATCAATGCAGTATCAGATATTGATAAAAGGCATTATCTCAAAATTAAACTCACAGGCAATTACAATCTCAACACCCAAAAAGATGTTCAACATCTTAGCCTTGATTTGAATTCTTTATTTTATTCTGTCAGAATTGAAGACAATACAGTTTTGGACATAAAGCCTGAAGAATATATGTATGATATTTCATTAAAAGGCGAGTTTATAAGAGCGGTGTTAAAGTCCGATTTGTCTCAAAAGCAAAAGGAAGATATTATTAACGTGGGTATAAAAGCATTAAAAGGCGAGGAAATAGCGCTATGA
- the ruvB gene encoding Holliday junction branch migration DNA helicase RuvB, whose amino-acid sequence MEDDVRFITSTLTPEDIDSEVTLRPQSLDEFIGQEKIKSNLKVYIESAKLRGEPLDHVMLYGPPGLGKTTLAHIIANELGVQFKITSGPAIERASDLAAVLTNLSQGDVLFIDEIHRLNRSIEEILYPAMEDYCLDFMIGKGPSARSMRLKLQGFTLIGATTRAGNITGPLRDRFGVIFRMEMYTPQELAIIIKRSATILNIKIAEDAAFEIASRSRGTPRIANRMLKRVRDHAVVQGKSEIDRAIAKNALDKMDIDMFGLDDADRKLLKAMIEKFDGGPVGVETLSAATGEEAVTIEDVIEPYLLQLGFLSRTPRGRIVLPAAYKHLGLKPKTIQMSIDDITLEDND is encoded by the coding sequence ATGGAAGACGATGTAAGATTTATAACAAGTACATTAACTCCGGAAGATATAGACAGCGAAGTAACTTTGCGCCCTCAAAGTCTCGATGAATTTATCGGTCAGGAAAAGATAAAGAGCAATCTAAAAGTTTATATAGAATCGGCAAAGTTAAGAGGCGAGCCTTTGGATCATGTAATGCTTTATGGTCCTCCGGGGCTTGGCAAGACAACCTTAGCGCATATTATCGCCAATGAACTTGGCGTTCAGTTTAAGATAACAAGCGGACCGGCGATTGAGCGCGCGAGCGATTTGGCGGCGGTGTTGACCAATCTTTCTCAAGGCGATGTCTTGTTTATTGATGAAATACACAGACTTAACCGATCGATAGAAGAAATACTTTATCCAGCAATGGAAGATTATTGCCTTGATTTTATGATAGGAAAAGGACCTTCTGCCCGTTCTATGCGGTTGAAATTACAGGGCTTTACTTTGATAGGCGCGACCACAAGAGCAGGGAACATTACAGGACCCTTAAGAGACCGTTTCGGGGTTATATTCCGCATGGAGATGTATACGCCCCAAGAGTTGGCAATAATTATTAAAAGGTCAGCAACTATTCTTAATATAAAAATAGCTGAAGACGCGGCATTTGAGATTGCTTCCCGTTCCAGAGGAACGCCCAGAATCGCCAACAGAATGCTAAAAAGAGTAAGAGATCATGCAGTAGTGCAGGGAAAATCAGAAATAGACCGAGCTATTGCAAAAAACGCTCTTGACAAAATGGATATTGATATGTTTGGTCTAGACGACGCGGACAGAAAACTTCTAAAAGCTATGATAGAAAAATTTGACGGCGGTCCTGTGGGAGTAGAAACGCTGTCAGCGGCGACTGGAGAAGAAGCGGTTACCATAGAAGATGTCATAGAGCCGTATTTGCTGCAGCTTGGATTTTTGTCGCGCACGCCAAGAGGCAGAATAGTATTGCCTGCAGCATATAAGCATCTGGGACTTAAGCCTAAGACCATACAAATGAGTATAGATGATATTACATTAGAGGACAATGACTAA
- the queA gene encoding tRNA preQ1(34) S-adenosylmethionine ribosyltransferase-isomerase QueA produces MDKSDFYYDLPQELIAQTPVEPRDSSRLLVYDRATDTVSHKIFRDLGSFLKKGDVLVVNETKVIPARLLGQKISTGAHAEVLLLKRLNLTDWEVLLKPARRLKPGTKISFSNKLSCEVLSSGEGTWTVRFIFDGVFEQILDELGTMPLPPYIKTRLKDNSRYNTVYAKVEGSSAAPTAGLHFTNQLIESLKAQGVIFAKVLLNVGLGTFLPVKSEKIEDHHMHTEYYEMPKDAADIINLAKQEKRRVIAVGTTSVRVLESCGDSQGFVKPCKGNTNIFIYPGYNFKVVDSLITNFHLPESTLIMLVSALMGREKTLEIYNLAIKERYRFFSFGDAMFII; encoded by the coding sequence ATGGACAAAAGTGATTTTTATTATGATTTGCCGCAAGAACTTATTGCGCAAACACCCGTAGAGCCCAGAGATTCTAGCAGACTGCTAGTTTATGATAGAGCGACAGATACTGTATCACATAAGATTTTCAGGGATCTGGGCAGTTTTTTAAAAAAAGGCGATGTTTTGGTCGTCAATGAAACAAAAGTAATTCCAGCAAGACTATTAGGTCAAAAAATATCAACAGGCGCACATGCAGAGGTTTTGTTGCTAAAAAGGCTTAATCTTACAGATTGGGAAGTTTTATTAAAGCCTGCAAGAAGATTAAAGCCGGGAACAAAGATATCCTTCTCGAACAAGCTGTCATGCGAGGTCTTAAGTTCTGGCGAAGGAACATGGACAGTAAGATTTATTTTTGACGGCGTGTTTGAACAGATTTTGGATGAGCTGGGAACGATGCCTTTGCCGCCTTATATCAAGACAAGACTCAAAGATAATTCCCGTTATAACACCGTATATGCCAAAGTAGAGGGCAGTTCAGCAGCGCCTACTGCAGGACTTCATTTTACTAACCAATTAATTGAAAGTCTGAAAGCGCAGGGCGTTATTTTTGCAAAGGTTTTACTTAATGTCGGATTGGGAACTTTTTTGCCTGTAAAAAGCGAAAAAATAGAAGACCATCACATGCATACCGAATATTACGAAATGCCCAAAGATGCGGCGGACATAATTAATCTTGCCAAGCAGGAAAAAAGAAGAGTAATAGCGGTAGGCACAACATCAGTCAGAGTGCTAGAAAGCTGCGGTGACAGTCAAGGATTTGTCAAGCCTTGCAAGGGCAATACGAATATATTTATTTATCCTGGGTATAATTTCAAGGTTGTTGATTCACTTATAACCAATTTTCATCTGCCCGAATCCACTCTTATAATGCTTGTCAGCGCATTAATGGGCAGAGAAAAAACTCTTGAAATATACAACCTTGCTATAAAAGAAAGATATAGATTTTTCAGCTTTGGCGATGCAATGTTTATAATATAA
- a CDS encoding TIGR04086 family membrane protein: MSLSLKKEKSKTTSPKVGEIYLEILKGLTIALIISLILILAMALVITFVDVSDTVIAIINQIIKAVSLLVASIVSFKEKSKGWKKGLILGVVYIIAAYIIFSLMEGKFTFGWSILFDLIAGAVMGIVCGIFAVNLGKKN; the protein is encoded by the coding sequence ATGAGTTTAAGTCTAAAAAAAGAAAAGTCAAAAACGACAAGTCCAAAGGTAGGCGAAATATATCTTGAAATTTTAAAAGGTTTGACCATTGCGCTTATTATAAGCCTAATCTTGATTTTGGCAATGGCATTAGTGATTACTTTTGTCGATGTGTCAGATACAGTAATAGCAATAATCAATCAGATAATAAAAGCTGTTTCTCTTCTTGTAGCAAGCATAGTTTCATTTAAAGAAAAATCCAAGGGCTGGAAAAAAGGCTTGATTTTGGGCGTAGTTTACATAATAGCGGCTTATATTATTTTTTCTTTGATGGAAGGCAAGTTTACATTCGGCTGGAGTATTTTGTTTGACCTCATCGCAGGTGCTGTAATGGGCATTGTATGCGGAATATTTGCTGTCAATTTGGGAAAAAAGAACTAA
- the scfB gene encoding thioether cross-link-forming SCIFF peptide maturase: MVHSFKVLDDYFLLDSESGSVFHIDRAAHEAVQIMTGNAPSKKEISDDIKEAINELESLKDQGVLFCQPPEPEEVKYNGDIKSMCLNISHRCNLKCKYCFAKEGTYGGQAADMSLEIAKKAIDFLIMHSGKRHFLEIDFFGGEPILNFDVVKSAVEYAKVQAPKFNKTFRFTITTNGVIFNEDQIDFINQNMSNVVISIDGRPEVHNNARPFAGGQESYDKVLKFAKNFRSIRGSKDYYIRGTYTAQNLDFANDVLWINDQGFDQISIEPVVLPYEHVMAIKQEHIQKIKDEYERLAKEYLERRKTEKWFNFFHFMINFEGGPCEKKRVSACSAGNEYVAIAPDGLIYPCHQFVGNHDFVLGDLKNWNKDSKLPLNEEIRNKFQNCNIHTKPKCKNCFAKYYCSGGCAANNYNLNNDINDPVDVMCEVIRKRTECAIAVNILENYSKQSVD, translated from the coding sequence ATGGTACATAGTTTTAAAGTTTTAGACGATTATTTTTTGTTAGATAGTGAAAGCGGAAGTGTTTTTCATATTGATCGTGCTGCACATGAAGCTGTTCAGATAATGACAGGCAATGCGCCTTCTAAAAAAGAAATTTCTGACGACATAAAAGAAGCGATTAATGAGCTTGAGAGTTTGAAAGATCAAGGCGTGCTTTTTTGTCAACCGCCCGAACCCGAGGAGGTAAAGTACAACGGGGATATTAAGTCGATGTGCCTTAATATAAGCCACCGCTGCAACCTTAAGTGCAAATACTGCTTTGCAAAAGAGGGTACTTACGGCGGACAAGCTGCGGATATGAGCTTGGAAATAGCAAAAAAGGCTATTGACTTTTTGATAATGCACAGCGGTAAAAGGCACTTCTTGGAAATTGACTTTTTTGGCGGCGAACCAATTCTTAATTTTGATGTTGTAAAATCTGCGGTTGAATACGCCAAAGTTCAAGCGCCCAAGTTCAATAAAACATTCCGTTTTACCATTACCACTAACGGCGTTATTTTTAATGAAGACCAGATAGATTTTATTAATCAAAATATGTCCAATGTTGTCATCAGCATAGACGGCAGACCAGAGGTTCATAACAACGCGCGTCCTTTTGCAGGCGGACAAGAGAGCTATGACAAGGTTCTGAAGTTTGCCAAAAATTTTAGAAGTATAAGAGGCAGCAAGGATTATTATATAAGAGGTACATATACGGCTCAAAACCTGGATTTTGCAAATGATGTTCTTTGGATAAATGATCAGGGCTTTGACCAGATTTCAATCGAGCCTGTTGTTTTGCCTTATGAACATGTAATGGCAATTAAGCAAGAACATATTCAAAAAATAAAAGACGAATATGAGCGTTTGGCAAAAGAATATCTAGAACGCAGAAAGACCGAAAAATGGTTTAATTTCTTCCATTTCATGATTAATTTTGAAGGCGGACCTTGCGAGAAAAAGAGAGTAAGCGCATGCAGCGCAGGCAACGAATATGTCGCAATAGCGCCCGATGGATTGATATATCCTTGTCATCAATTTGTAGGCAATCATGATTTTGTTTTGGGCGACCTAAAAAATTGGAATAAGGATTCAAAATTACCGCTTAACGAAGAGATAAGAAATAAATTTCAAAACTGCAATATCCACACTAAACCTAAGTGTAAGAACTGTTTTGCAAAATACTATTGTTCGGGCGGATGTGCTGCCAATAACTATAATCTCAATAATGACATTAATGATCCGGTTGATGTTATGTGTGAAGTTATCAGAAAGCGTACTGAATGTGCTATCGCTGTTAACATATTGGAGAATTATTCTAAACAATCGGTTGACTAA
- the yajC gene encoding preprotein translocase subunit YajC, which produces MLKYLASTPSKANLWDNWPLLLVLGVLLIVFFVLPIFTQKKNNKKYQDMINKINLGDEVKTIGGVVGKVIEIREKSATEKYMVIETGVGDNKSTMIFDMNALLNVVTPAFVAEDNTKTEEPKTDSAEEKKE; this is translated from the coding sequence ATGTTAAAATATTTAGCAAGCACACCAAGTAAAGCTAATTTATGGGACAATTGGCCTTTGTTATTAGTTTTGGGTGTTTTATTGATAGTGTTCTTTGTATTGCCTATCTTTACCCAAAAGAAGAACAACAAAAAATATCAGGATATGATTAATAAAATCAATCTTGGAGATGAAGTTAAAACCATAGGCGGAGTTGTTGGTAAGGTAATAGAAATTCGAGAAAAATCTGCAACCGAAAAATATATGGTTATTGAAACAGGCGTTGGCGACAACAAGAGCACAATGATTTTTGATATGAACGCTCTTTTAAACGTGGTAACACCCGCTTTTGTAGCAGAAGACAATACCAAAACCGAAGAACCTAAAACTGATTCCGCTGAAGAAAAGAAAGAGTAA
- the scfA gene encoding six-cysteine ranthipeptide SCIFF → MKHIKVIAANTIDRSKGTGCGECQASCQSACKTSCTVANQNCEKKIVRNPVIKVCLE, encoded by the coding sequence ATGAAGCATATAAAAGTTATTGCAGCCAACACAATTGACAGAAGTAAGGGAACTGGTTGCGGAGAATGCCAGGCAAGCTGCCAGTCCGCATGCAAAACAAGCTGCACAGTAGCTAACCAAAACTGCGAAAAGAAAATAGTACGTAATCCCGTTATCAAAGTTTGCTTAGAATAA
- the ruvA gene encoding Holliday junction branch migration protein RuvA translates to MFDFISGRIVDIQDSRVILENNGIGYEIFVTNDTLSKCQNKDKVQLYIYMHIKEDGISLFGFFDKSEKQMFLRLITVSGIGPKLASSILSGISCQKLALAIASGDTSALNKIKGVGKKTAERIVLELKDKIATEDNIMVSDTDKVLDIGDNINDAIFALMSLGMTKAEAMAAVNKVADKSMSAEQILAEALKRG, encoded by the coding sequence ATGTTTGATTTTATTAGTGGACGCATTGTTGATATACAGGATTCAAGAGTAATTTTAGAAAACAACGGAATAGGATACGAAATCTTTGTTACCAACGATACGCTTTCCAAATGCCAAAATAAAGACAAAGTTCAATTATATATATACATGCATATCAAAGAAGACGGAATCAGTCTTTTTGGCTTTTTTGACAAATCCGAAAAGCAGATGTTTTTAAGGCTTATTACAGTAAGCGGAATAGGTCCAAAGCTTGCATCTTCTATTCTTTCGGGCATTTCCTGTCAAAAGCTGGCTTTGGCTATTGCTTCAGGCGATACTTCAGCTTTGAACAAGATAAAAGGCGTAGGCAAAAAGACAGCCGAACGCATTGTCTTGGAACTTAAAGATAAGATCGCAACCGAAGACAATATTATGGTTTCGGATACAGACAAGGTTTTGGATATTGGCGACAATATAAACGATGCTATTTTTGCGCTTATGTCGCTGGGTATGACCAAAGCAGAAGCTATGGCCGCGGTTAATAAGGTTGCGGATAAATCAATGTCCGCAGAGCAGATTTTGGCCGAAGCATTGAAGAGAGGTTGA